The window CACTCGTCATCGCCCGCTGACCACCCCCCGAAGAACCAGACCACCCAACCCACCACCACCGCCCAACCCGCCACAGCAACCCGGCCACCGCCCAGCCCGCCGCCGCCGCGGGTGCCGCGGGTGCCGCCGTCACCGGCCGCCGCGAACCCCGCCACCACCACCGCGCTCCCCCACACCCCCACAGCGACAGCGACGGCGCCCTTTCCGAGACGGTGGCACCGGCGCCCTCTCGAAACGCTCCTGCGCCCCCGCCACCGCCGCCCTCCCCTGATGCACCCGGACCCCCTGCCGGCGAGAACCCCACCCCCGCGGCGCCCCTGCCTGCGGGAACCCCACTCCCGGGCGCCCGGCCGGCGCGTGAGGACCCTCCCGCAGAGCACCCGGGCAACGCGGCGCTCAAGCCCGGGCACGGCCCTCCCGGCACGGCCACACCAGGACACCCGCACCCGCACCCGCACCCGCACCCGACGGTGCGTCAGCACCCGCCCGCCGGTGCGCCCGCACCCGCCGGTGCGTCAGCACCCGCCGGTGCGTCAGCACCCGTACCCGTGCCCGGCGGTGCGCCCGCATCCGCCGCACCCGCGCCCGTACCCGCCGGTGCGTCAGCACCCGTACCCGTGCCCTGCGGTGCGCCCGTGTCAGCGACGGCAGGACACCATGCGGAGCCATCGACGCCGCCCGCCCGGCCGTGCCCTACCGGCCGGGCGGGCGGGAAAGGCCCCTTTTCGCCAACGGGGGGAAACAGCCGGCCCGTTTTCCGGTGAACGGGAAACATGCCGGCCGCAATCCGCAGCCGTCAGCGACGGCGGACCTTCCCGGCCGACCAACTGCGTCAAAGATGAACACCGCCCGCGCAACACCTCCCCCCAAAAAAGAAGAAAAAAGGGAGGGCGGGGCCGGCGGGCATGAGACGCGTCCCGCACCGGGCGGACAGCACACCACACAGCCCGAAGAGAACCTGTGGCTCGATCTCCACCCCACCCGATGGCTTTATCGTCCCTGCCCGTTCGAGGGTCACTTGAGGATCGCTCAACTGCCCTGCCAAAAGGCCGGATCCGGGTTGCAGGCCGCCGGGCATCCGGGTTGGATCAGCGGTATGTCCTTGCGCCCCGCTCTGCTGTCCTTGCGCATCACCGCGGCATTCCAGTCGATTCTGATGCTCGTTCAGGTCGCCCTGGCCGGAGGCTTTCTCGGCGGCCATTTCGACATGCTGGCGATGCACGGAACACTCGGCCGTGTCATCACAGTGGCCGCCCTCCTGATGGCCGTCGCCGCGTTCTTCGTGCGCCGCCGCGGCGGACCCGCCGCGGTGTTCCCCGCCTCGGTCGTCGTGCTGCTGGCACTCGTGGCCCAGATCGCCCTCGGACTCGCCCGCAGCGTCGCCCTGCACGTCCTGCTCGGCGTCATCCTCGTCTCCGCCGTCGCGGTGCTCTCCCACCGCGTGATGACCACCCCCCTGCCCGCCCGGGCCCCGGCCGCCGTCCGCACCCCGGACCAGACCCCCCAGCCGGAGCCGGCCACATGAGGCGGCGCACCCTGCTGGGCGCCGGCGGGGCGATGCTCGGCGCCGGCGCCCTGACCGCGGCCGGCTGGCCGGCACTGAGCCGCTACGCACGCGAGGGCCGCCCCGGCACCGTGCTCCCCAGCCAGACCGAACTGCCGGCCCCCTTCCGCACCCCCCTGCCGATCCCCCGCGTGCTGGCCCCCACATCGACCAGCGGCACCACAGACCACTACGACATCACCCAGCAACACACCGAACTGGAGATCCTGCCCGGACTGCGCACCCCGGCATGGACCTACGCAGGCACCTTCCCCGGACCGACCATCGTCTCCCGCTCGGGACGCCGCACCGTCGTACGCCACCGCAACGAACTCGACCGCCCCGCCGTGGTCCACCTGCACGGCGGCCACACCCCGGCAGCCAGCGACGGCTACCCCACCTCCCTGATCCTGCCCGCCGACGGCTCCTACGACGCCCACCGCGTCCACCAGGACATGAACGGCGGACCCCACGGCTCATCCATGGGCCACCACCCCATGGACCTCACCGAAGGAACCCGCACCTACACCTACCCCCTCGACCAGCGCGCCGCGACCCTCTGGTACCACGACCACCGCATGAGCTACACCGGCACCGCCGTCTGGATGGGACTCGCCGGATTCCACCTCATCCACGACGACGAAGAAGAACAACTGGAACTGCCCCGCGGCGACCGGGACATCCCCCTCATGATCACAGACCGCTCGTTCGCCGCCGACGGATCATTCCGCTACCCCGCCCTGGACCCCCAGCTGCACACCCCAGGCGTCACCGACACCTACATGAACGGCGTCCTGGGCGACGTCATCCTCGTCAACGGCGCCCCCTGGCCCGTGCACCACACCCAACGGCTGCGCTACCGGCTACGCCTCCTCAACGCCTCCAACGCCCGCCTGTACACACTGCAACTCGACCCCCAGCCCCCAGGCGGCGGCGGCCTCCTCCAGATCGGCAGCGACGGCGGACTCCTCAACACCCCCCGCCCCCACGACACCCTGGACATCGCCCCCGGCGAACGCTTCGACATCATCATCGACTTCTCCCGCTACCGCCCCGGCACCCAAGTACGCCTCCTCAACCGCAACGCAGACGGCCCCACAGCCCAGATCATGCGCTTCGACACCGGCTCCGGCTCCCCCCACGACGACACCAGAGTCCCCCACCGACTCAGCGACATACCCCGCCTCGACCCAAGCCGGGCCACCATCACCCGCGACTTCCACTTCCGCGGCTCCACCACAGGCTGGACCATCAACGGCAAAGAATACAAACCAGGACACACACTGGCCCGCCCCCAACTCGGCCAAATAGAAATCTGGCGGTTCACCACCAACTTCCACCACCCCATCCACCTCCACCTCAACCACTTCCAGGTCCTGACCCGCAACAACCACACCCCCGGAACCTTCGACCACGGCTGGAAAGACACCATCAACCTCCACCCCGCCGAAGCCGTCGAAATAACCACCCACTTCACCC of the Streptomyces aurantiacus genome contains:
- a CDS encoding multicopper oxidase family protein; the protein is MRRRTLLGAGGAMLGAGALTAAGWPALSRYAREGRPGTVLPSQTELPAPFRTPLPIPRVLAPTSTSGTTDHYDITQQHTELEILPGLRTPAWTYAGTFPGPTIVSRSGRRTVVRHRNELDRPAVVHLHGGHTPAASDGYPTSLILPADGSYDAHRVHQDMNGGPHGSSMGHHPMDLTEGTRTYTYPLDQRAATLWYHDHRMSYTGTAVWMGLAGFHLIHDDEEEQLELPRGDRDIPLMITDRSFAADGSFRYPALDPQLHTPGVTDTYMNGVLGDVILVNGAPWPVHHTQRLRYRLRLLNASNARLYTLQLDPQPPGGGGLLQIGSDGGLLNTPRPHDTLDIAPGERFDIIIDFSRYRPGTQVRLLNRNADGPTAQIMRFDTGSGSPHDDTRVPHRLSDIPRLDPSRATITRDFHFRGSTTGWTINGKEYKPGHTLARPQLGQIEIWRFTTNFHHPIHLHLNHFQVLTRNNHTPGTFDHGWKDTINLHPAEAVEITTHFTHYPGTYMIHCHNLEHEDMAMMADFTTH